Proteins from one Deltaproteobacteria bacterium genomic window:
- a CDS encoding ABC transporter ATP-binding protein — protein sequence MQTIISVNDLSKTYASGFQALKNVSLNIRRGEIFALLGPNGAGKTTLISIICGIVNPSKGTVLADGHNIVSDYRAARSKIGLVPQELTTDVFETVWATMNFSRGLFGKPPNPGYIEKVLRDLSLWDKKDSKILALSGGMKRRVLIAKALSHEPKILFLDEPTAGVDVELRRDMWEMVRGLRENGVTIILTTHYIEEAEEMADRIGVINKGEIILVEDKAALMQKLGKKQLKLHLQNPLISIPQELAGHSLELSPDGNELVYTFNTQDDKTGIAGLLRRLNEHGIDFRDLHSSQSSLEEIFVSLVKEKQ from the coding sequence ATGCAGACGATTATTTCAGTCAACGATTTGAGCAAAACCTATGCCTCAGGCTTTCAGGCGCTAAAGAACGTGAGTCTCAATATACGCCGGGGAGAAATCTTTGCTCTCCTGGGCCCGAACGGCGCCGGAAAGACGACTCTTATCAGTATTATTTGCGGGATAGTCAATCCAAGCAAGGGCACAGTGCTGGCAGACGGTCACAATATCGTTTCAGACTATAGGGCGGCAAGATCGAAGATCGGTCTTGTGCCTCAGGAGCTGACCACGGATGTCTTCGAAACCGTTTGGGCTACGATGAATTTCAGCCGCGGCCTGTTCGGAAAACCCCCGAACCCCGGATATATCGAGAAGGTGCTTCGGGATCTTTCACTCTGGGACAAGAAGGACTCGAAGATTCTGGCGCTTTCGGGAGGTATGAAGCGCCGCGTATTGATCGCCAAGGCCCTGTCGCATGAGCCGAAGATACTCTTTCTCGACGAACCCACTGCCGGTGTCGACGTAGAGCTGCGCCGCGATATGTGGGAGATGGTGAGGGGTTTAAGGGAAAACGGTGTGACTATAATCCTGACGACGCACTATATCGAGGAGGCCGAGGAGATGGCCGACCGTATAGGGGTAATTAACAAGGGAGAGATTATTTTAGTGGAGGACAAGGCCGCGCTGATGCAAAAACTGGGCAAAAAACAGTTGAAGCTCCACCTGCAGAATCCTTTGATCTCCATTCCTCAAGAGCTCGCCGGGCACTCGCTCGAGCTTTCACCCGATGGGAACGAACTGGTTTACACCTTTAACACGCAGGACGACAAGACGGGCATTGCCGGACTGCTGCGACGTCTGAACGAGCATGGAATAGATTTCAGAGACCTCCATTCGAGCCAGAGCTCTCTCGAGGAAATCTTTGTCAGCCTGGTTAAAGAAAAACAATGA
- a CDS encoding ABC transporter permease, whose amino-acid sequence MNIYAIRSIYSFEMARMWRTLMQSIAAPILSTALYFVVFGAAIGSRMGEIEGVSYGAFIIPGLIMLSLMSESISNASFGIYMPKFAGTIYEVLSAPISYIEILIGYVGAAATKSIILGLLILATARLFVPYEIAHPLWMAGFLVLTSVTFSLFGFIIGIWADGFEKLQIVPLMIVTPLTFLGGTFYTINMLPPVWQKITLFNPVVYLVSCFRWSFYGVADVSVAVSLGMTLLFLALCIAAVWWIFKTGYRLKT is encoded by the coding sequence ATGAACATATATGCGATACGCTCAATATATTCTTTCGAGATGGCGCGTATGTGGCGCACGCTGATGCAGAGCATCGCTGCTCCGATTCTCTCGACCGCGTTATACTTCGTGGTGTTCGGAGCGGCGATAGGATCACGCATGGGGGAGATCGAGGGGGTCAGCTACGGCGCCTTTATTATTCCCGGCCTGATCATGCTGTCGCTTATGAGCGAGAGCATCTCGAACGCATCCTTCGGTATATACATGCCCAAGTTCGCGGGCACTATTTACGAGGTACTCTCAGCGCCCATCTCCTACATTGAGATCCTGATCGGTTATGTCGGCGCCGCGGCTACCAAATCAATCATCCTGGGACTGCTGATACTTGCCACGGCGCGGTTATTCGTCCCCTACGAGATTGCACATCCGCTCTGGATGGCGGGCTTTCTTGTTCTCACCTCGGTGACGTTCAGCCTCTTCGGCTTCATAATCGGCATCTGGGCGGACGGCTTCGAGAAACTGCAAATTGTACCGCTTATGATCGTTACTCCGCTTACCTTCCTGGGCGGTACTTTTTACACAATCAACATGCTGCCGCCTGTATGGCAGAAGATCACGCTGTTCAATCCGGTGGTCTATCTGGTGAGCTGTTTCAGATGGAGCTTTTACGGGGTCGCAGATGTCAGCGTGGCTGTCAGTCTGGGTATGACGCTTCTATTCCTGGCTTTATGTATTGCAGCGGTGTGGTGGATTTTCAAGACGGGTTACCGGCTCAAGACCTGA
- a CDS encoding isocitrate/isopropylmalate dehydrogenase family protein, with protein MKKRNIVIIPGDGIGPNITEAVQKVLEASGARIEWIERQAGLAALEKGSEVLPQETIEAIREHKVALKGPCTTPIGGGFTSVNVQLRKTLDLYAAVRPVRNLPGVVTGFRNVDIVIIRENTEGLYSGVENTITPGVVMSMKVATEKACSRISHWAFEYARNRNRKKVTVFHKANIMKLTDGLFISKSQEASREYGGIQYEELIIDAGCMRLVQNPSQFDVLLLENLYGDLISDLCAGLVGGLGVIPGANIGDREAVFEAVHGSAPDIAGRDIANPLALLMSGVMMLNHLADTEGREDFRACAEKIKNAYNNALLEGYKTRDLGGGLGTREFADALIKRIEKG; from the coding sequence ATGAAAAAGCGCAATATAGTAATCATTCCCGGGGACGGAATCGGTCCCAATATCACGGAAGCGGTTCAAAAGGTGCTGGAAGCATCCGGTGCCCGGATTGAATGGATCGAGCGTCAGGCCGGGCTCGCCGCGCTTGAGAAGGGCTCGGAAGTGCTTCCGCAGGAGACTATAGAAGCTATAAGGGAGCACAAGGTAGCGTTAAAGGGCCCCTGTACGACCCCTATAGGAGGAGGATTCACATCTGTAAATGTACAGCTCAGGAAAACACTGGACCTTTACGCCGCGGTCAGGCCGGTGAGAAATCTCCCGGGCGTGGTAACCGGTTTCAGGAATGTGGACATCGTTATAATCCGCGAGAATACGGAGGGTCTTTACAGCGGGGTTGAAAATACGATAACCCCGGGCGTGGTAATGAGCATGAAAGTCGCGACGGAGAAGGCCTGCAGCCGTATCTCACACTGGGCGTTCGAATACGCGCGTAACCGTAACAGGAAAAAGGTCACGGTTTTCCACAAGGCGAATATAATGAAGCTCACGGACGGACTGTTTATAAGTAAGTCGCAGGAGGCAAGCAGGGAGTATGGGGGCATTCAGTATGAGGAGCTGATTATAGACGCGGGCTGTATGAGGCTCGTCCAGAACCCCTCACAGTTCGATGTACTGCTGCTGGAGAATCTCTACGGGGATCTGATAAGCGACCTGTGCGCGGGGCTCGTGGGAGGGCTTGGCGTCATTCCCGGAGCCAACATAGGGGACAGGGAGGCAGTGTTTGAGGCGGTTCACGGCTCCGCTCCCGATATAGCGGGCAGGGATATAGCGAACCCGCTCGCGCTCCTTATGTCGGGCGTGATGATGCTTAACCACCTGGCCGATACGGAAGGGCGCGAGGATTTCCGCGCCTGCGCGGAAAAGATTAAAAACGCGTACAATAACGCCCTGCTCGAGGGTTATAAAACACGCGACCTCGGGGGCGGGCTCGGCACGCGCGAGTTCGCCGACGCGCTTATTAAAAGAATCGAGAAGGGGTGA
- a CDS encoding ion channel, which translates to MLEANRSDLSALILSSAKYKMFNFMVSILLLLILLAVLEETKYGYLVLNVLSTIVFLLGVYAVGGSKKRLILLVILGLPWFISEWTFTKSNRTIFMSMLFFILVTVTILEHILKSKEVTADTLYAAVCVYLLLGIMWASIYGVLEYLSPGAVFVGSEGEISEPLSSNVLIYYSFTTLTTLGYGDITSLTPLARIISILEAIIGQLFIVFLVARLVSTYTANALARRSKPES; encoded by the coding sequence ATGCTCGAAGCTAACAGGTCTGATCTTTCCGCTTTGATCTTAAGTTCGGCGAAATACAAAATGTTCAACTTCATGGTCTCAATTCTATTGCTGTTGATACTGCTGGCAGTTCTCGAGGAGACTAAATACGGCTACCTTGTTCTTAATGTACTGAGCACGATTGTATTTTTACTCGGTGTTTACGCGGTGGGCGGGAGCAAGAAAAGACTGATATTGCTAGTAATACTGGGACTACCGTGGTTCATATCCGAATGGACTTTTACAAAGTCAAACAGGACCATATTTATGAGCATGCTCTTTTTCATCCTCGTTACCGTTACAATTCTCGAGCACATATTAAAATCAAAGGAAGTGACGGCCGATACTTTATACGCGGCTGTATGCGTTTATTTATTATTGGGCATAATGTGGGCGAGTATTTACGGTGTTCTGGAATACCTGTCGCCGGGCGCTGTCTTCGTGGGGAGTGAAGGGGAGATAAGCGAGCCGCTAAGCTCGAATGTATTGATCTATTACAGCTTTACAACACTAACTACTCTCGGGTACGGCGATATTACTTCGCTGACCCCTCTGGCGAGGATTATTTCGATCCTTGAAGCGATCATAGGTCAGTTGTTTATAGTGTTCCTGGTTGCGAGGCTGGTAAGCACATATACGGCGAACGCACTCGCGCGGAGGTCTAAACCTGAGAGCTAG
- a CDS encoding biotin--[acetyl-CoA-carboxylase] ligase: MTSVMMRKLNGLLRTENIGKVIHYYDEADSTNSVLAKLAENGASEGTAVIADTQTRGRGRLERKWISPPGVNLYISILLRPSMPPGESPLLTLLASIALVETLKKTGVEKPVIKWPNDVQIGGRKVAGVLTEMRSKGESVDFVILGIGVNINMTRAQINSEMREASRVATSVKENLGKDIERAKFTADMLAEIEIWYKSFARRGKPFILKEWTDRWGGQNRRVRVHTEDKNTYEGTAVGIDGDGHLLVKTDEENTVKVIAGDVTVI; encoded by the coding sequence ATGACTTCGGTAATGATGCGGAAATTAAACGGCCTTCTCAGGACAGAGAACATAGGGAAGGTCATACATTACTACGACGAGGCGGACTCTACCAACAGCGTTTTGGCAAAGCTGGCTGAAAACGGCGCTTCAGAAGGGACGGCCGTGATTGCCGATACGCAGACGCGCGGGAGGGGAAGGCTGGAGCGAAAGTGGATCTCGCCCCCAGGCGTAAATCTGTATATATCAATACTGCTTCGCCCGTCGATGCCCCCCGGTGAGTCGCCGCTGTTGACCCTCCTCGCTTCGATTGCGCTAGTCGAGACCCTGAAGAAGACCGGGGTCGAAAAGCCTGTCATTAAATGGCCGAATGATGTGCAGATCGGCGGCAGGAAAGTAGCAGGGGTATTGACGGAGATGCGGTCGAAAGGCGAATCGGTCGATTTTGTCATATTGGGCATAGGGGTGAACATCAATATGACGAGGGCTCAAATAAATTCCGAAATGAGGGAAGCGTCGAGGGTTGCGACCTCCGTAAAAGAAAACCTGGGAAAAGACATTGAGCGGGCAAAGTTCACCGCGGACATGCTGGCAGAGATAGAAATCTGGTATAAAAGCTTCGCCAGGCGCGGCAAGCCTTTCATATTGAAGGAATGGACCGATAGATGGGGAGGGCAAAACCGGAGGGTAAGGGTACACACTGAGGACAAAAATACATATGAGGGAACGGCTGTGGGAATCGACGGGGACGGACACCTGCTGGTTAAAACGGATGAAGAGAACACGGTGAAGGTAATTGCGGGGGATGTAACCGTAATTTAG
- a CDS encoding tetratricopeptide repeat protein has product MRNLKFSLILLCLFVGTSGLISSGAAAQNESGAAGYYKEGRQAFLKFTPEGFEKAISLYNQAVSADPNYAPAYAGLAEVYSFMGWYRYNVKEDYEKYYNDSYANMVKALQLGPNLKETQVALAYSYLHLSREKEAVLEARKVLAEDPNNAEALYVLWSALGENPDSPEIRKVLELNRTYIPAYIGLGTALFFKKRAYGQAAQLYKEASEIAPSAQIHNYIGTALRTQGQYNAAIAEYQKAIELNPNYAPAHMNLGITYFYLNKYNENIERQKKAISLNPNYPDTYFFMAQGYEGSNNPQQAIIYYKKFLDLSVEQGEYAGYVETAKQRLSALGGGSQ; this is encoded by the coding sequence ATGAGAAATCTGAAATTTAGTCTCATATTGTTGTGTTTGTTTGTAGGAACATCAGGGTTAATTAGCAGTGGTGCCGCCGCTCAGAATGAATCGGGCGCGGCCGGTTATTACAAAGAGGGAAGGCAGGCGTTTCTCAAGTTTACGCCGGAGGGTTTTGAAAAGGCTATATCGCTCTACAACCAGGCTGTCAGCGCCGACCCGAATTACGCGCCCGCTTACGCGGGTCTTGCGGAGGTATATTCTTTTATGGGCTGGTACAGGTATAACGTAAAGGAAGATTACGAAAAGTATTATAATGATTCTTATGCCAATATGGTGAAGGCTCTTCAGCTCGGACCCAACCTCAAAGAAACTCAAGTCGCTCTGGCTTACAGCTATCTTCATCTGAGCCGTGAAAAGGAAGCGGTACTCGAGGCCAGGAAGGTTCTGGCCGAAGACCCGAATAACGCCGAGGCTCTTTATGTTTTGTGGTCGGCCCTCGGCGAAAACCCAGATTCCCCGGAAATAAGAAAAGTGCTTGAGCTTAACCGGACTTACATTCCCGCCTACATTGGTTTGGGAACAGCCCTTTTCTTCAAGAAGAGGGCCTACGGGCAGGCGGCTCAGCTTTACAAAGAGGCCTCGGAAATCGCTCCTTCCGCGCAGATTCATAACTACATCGGCACAGCGCTCAGAACCCAGGGACAGTATAACGCCGCTATCGCCGAATATCAGAAGGCTATCGAGCTTAATCCGAATTACGCGCCCGCCCACATGAATCTCGGAATCACATACTTTTACCTGAATAAATACAACGAGAATATTGAGAGACAGAAAAAGGCCATCTCCCTAAATCCGAATTATCCCGACACATACTTCTTTATGGCCCAGGGTTATGAAGGATCGAATAATCCTCAGCAGGCTATTATATATTATAAAAAGTTCCTCGACTTATCGGTCGAGCAGGGGGAGTACGCTGGTTATGTCGAAACAGCCAAGCAAAGATTGTCGGCTCTGGGAGGAGGGAGCCAGTAG
- a CDS encoding prepilin-type N-terminal cleavage/methylation domain-containing protein encodes MLRNLNKSRKGEKGFTLIELLVVAAIIGILLAIAIPNLIKARISANEANARKAMQTLRDAEGEYFEQDLNDDGERNYTGNIATLRDPEGTGNEEDALIDSSFTGADAGDAAGTAACADSKAGYCVGWDAATVGAAADNLDDFGWEASMTSFRKTGRKDFSVYGDGVIRCTVTGASASGDPGTFNSDRTTGACD; translated from the coding sequence ATGTTAAGAAATTTGAATAAATCAAGAAAAGGCGAGAAAGGTTTTACCCTGATCGAGCTTTTAGTCGTAGCGGCGATCATAGGTATCCTGCTGGCTATCGCAATACCTAACCTGATTAAGGCAAGAATTTCAGCCAACGAGGCAAACGCGAGAAAGGCCATGCAGACCCTGAGGGACGCCGAAGGCGAGTATTTCGAGCAGGACCTGAATGATGACGGCGAGAGAAACTATACGGGCAACATAGCTACTCTGCGTGACCCTGAAGGTACCGGCAATGAAGAGGACGCCCTGATAGACAGCAGCTTTACCGGCGCTGACGCAGGCGATGCTGCGGGTACCGCTGCTTGTGCAGACTCAAAGGCAGGATACTGCGTGGGCTGGGACGCAGCCACCGTCGGAGCGGCCGCGGACAACCTCGACGACTTCGGATGGGAAGCCTCGATGACAAGTTTTCGTAAAACAGGCAGAAAAGACTTCTCGGTTTACGGGGACGGCGTTATAAGGTGTACGGTAACAGGAGCGTCGGCCTCCGGCGATCCCGGCACCTTTAATTCCGACCGTACTACCGGCGCCTGTGACTAG
- a CDS encoding type II secretion system protein translates to MTQLGKIKFQNGFTLIELLVVAAIIGILLAIAVPNLLKARISANEVNARKALQTLKDAEYEYFEQDLDDDGERDFTNLIGSLGTAGTLRDPSGTNDPEDALIDITFETAVINDGSPASAASCADPKAGYCVAWSSDAENDDLSLVGDFGWEASMTNARVNGRKDFSAFADKVIKCTVTTRNKGESGAFESGRNDPDCE, encoded by the coding sequence ATGACGCAACTGGGCAAAATAAAGTTTCAGAACGGATTTACGCTGATCGAGCTGCTTGTGGTTGCGGCTATTATAGGCATTCTGCTTGCGATAGCTGTCCCGAATCTTTTAAAAGCCCGTATCTCCGCCAATGAAGTGAATGCGCGAAAAGCCCTCCAAACCTTAAAGGACGCCGAGTATGAGTATTTTGAGCAGGACCTGGACGATGACGGCGAGAGGGATTTTACAAACCTGATAGGCTCTCTCGGCACTGCCGGAACCCTGCGGGACCCCTCGGGGACTAACGATCCGGAAGATGCCCTGATAGACATAACGTTTGAGACCGCCGTTATAAACGACGGCAGTCCCGCGAGCGCCGCAAGCTGCGCAGACCCCAAGGCCGGTTATTGCGTGGCGTGGAGCAGCGACGCCGAAAACGATGATCTGTCCCTCGTGGGAGACTTCGGGTGGGAGGCGTCCATGACAAACGCGAGGGTTAACGGGAGGAAGGATTTCTCGGCTTTCGCCGATAAAGTTATAAAATGCACCGTTACGACCCGGAATAAAGGGGAGAGCGGGGCGTTTGAATCCGGCCGCAACGACCCCGATTGCGAGTGA
- a CDS encoding ABC transporter ATP-binding protein has translation MSETMLRVNDLVKDYKTGFLGKKTRVLKNVSFTVNEGEIFGFVGPNGAGKTTTFKSILGFVTPTEGEVEMSGRNLGHVELKRKIGYLPENPYFYDYLTGEELLFYMGELHGLKRKILRERTEELLEKVRMSHAKGTQMRKYSKGMLQRIGIAQALVNDPEFIILDEPMSGLDPIGRREVKDLILEEKRKGKTILLSSHMLSDVEALCDRVGIIMGGRVIKIGDIGELLKEIDTDYEMLLEGSGQEIKDSVRGLSVELENRAGYTVIKFDEENKRKVIQAIAQTSAEIVSLHPLRKSLEGLFVEEARKGKEGAEP, from the coding sequence ATGTCAGAAACAATGCTCCGCGTAAACGATCTGGTTAAAGACTACAAGACCGGCTTCCTGGGCAAAAAAACCCGCGTGCTGAAAAATGTCTCCTTCACGGTAAACGAGGGAGAAATATTCGGGTTCGTGGGACCGAACGGCGCGGGTAAAACCACTACCTTTAAATCGATACTGGGTTTTGTTACGCCTACCGAGGGGGAAGTAGAGATGTCGGGCAGAAACCTCGGCCACGTCGAACTGAAGCGTAAAATCGGTTATCTGCCGGAAAACCCCTATTTTTACGACTACCTCACCGGGGAAGAGCTGCTCTTCTATATGGGAGAGCTTCACGGACTGAAGCGAAAAATCCTTAGAGAGAGGACTGAGGAGCTTCTCGAAAAAGTAAGAATGTCTCACGCAAAAGGCACCCAGATGAGAAAGTACTCAAAAGGGATGCTTCAGAGAATAGGAATAGCTCAGGCGCTCGTAAACGACCCCGAATTCATAATTCTCGACGAACCGATGAGCGGGCTCGACCCCATTGGAAGGAGGGAAGTCAAAGACCTGATACTCGAAGAAAAACGCAAGGGGAAAACGATCCTCTTGAGCTCACACATGCTCTCGGACGTGGAGGCCCTCTGTGACAGGGTGGGAATTATCATGGGCGGCAGGGTGATAAAGATCGGCGACATAGGGGAGCTGCTTAAGGAAATAGATACGGATTACGAGATGCTCCTTGAGGGATCAGGCCAGGAGATAAAGGATAGCGTTAGAGGGTTGAGTGTCGAGCTCGAGAACAGGGCCGGATATACGGTGATTAAGTTCGATGAGGAAAATAAAAGAAAGGTCATTCAGGCGATTGCGCAGACGTCCGCTGAAATCGTTTCACTTCACCCGCTAAGGAAATCCCTCGAAGGGCTTTTTGTGGAGGAAGCCAGAAAGGGAAAGGAAGGTGCGGAGCCGTAA
- a CDS encoding ABC transporter permease: MRKILSVAHNTFIEAIRDRVLYSLVLFAILMIVSSLVFASISAEQYNKIVKDLGLTAISVIGILISVFLGIGLVYKEVEKKTVYNIFSKPVKRYEFILGKYLGLGITLFVITLGMGLILFLMVLYIEIRYEGLINFYYGGHFYAEFFNAVYFQYLEFLVIIGVALVFSSFTTPVLSALFTFFVIAIGRFSSDIRLFAEEIKHPTTKFLSEIIYRTIPNLEKFDVRSEAVYGGTIDPELIIYTTAYAVIYTLTLLILSIIIFERKEFK; encoded by the coding sequence ATGAGAAAAATATTAAGTGTGGCTCATAATACGTTTATAGAGGCGATCAGAGACAGGGTTCTCTACAGCCTCGTATTATTCGCGATACTTATGATAGTGAGCTCGCTTGTCTTTGCCAGTATATCGGCAGAGCAATACAACAAGATTGTAAAGGATTTGGGACTCACAGCTATTTCCGTAATAGGCATTCTGATTTCCGTATTTCTGGGAATCGGACTTGTCTATAAGGAAGTAGAGAAAAAAACCGTTTACAATATCTTTTCCAAACCGGTGAAGCGGTACGAATTCATACTCGGGAAATACCTGGGCCTCGGAATAACACTCTTCGTTATTACGCTCGGAATGGGGCTGATACTTTTTCTTATGGTCCTGTACATAGAGATAAGATACGAGGGTCTTATTAATTTCTATTACGGCGGACACTTTTACGCCGAGTTCTTTAACGCCGTATATTTTCAGTACCTGGAATTCCTCGTAATCATCGGGGTAGCGCTGGTTTTTTCGAGCTTCACCACGCCCGTGCTCAGCGCTCTTTTCACTTTTTTCGTCATAGCTATCGGACGCTTTTCAAGCGATATAAGGCTTTTTGCGGAAGAGATCAAACACCCGACGACCAAATTTCTCTCGGAGATCATATACCGAACAATACCTAATCTGGAGAAATTCGACGTGAGAAGCGAAGCGGTCTACGGAGGGACTATCGACCCGGAGTTAATCATATATACGACGGCTTACGCGGTTATATACACACTCACGCTCCTCATACTCTCCATAATTATATTCGAGAGGAAAGAGTTTAAATAA
- the greA gene encoding transcription elongation factor GreA: MSTDRVPMTPNGYKKLKEELRRLKTVERPAVIKMIEYARSLGDLSENAEYETAKDRQSFVEGRIQELESKIGRAEIIDPASLKDKDRVTFGVKVKLENLETGETVSYQLVGPDESEPENGLISITSPIGRALIGKRVDDDVEVQAPGGVREFVVLDIA; the protein is encoded by the coding sequence ATGTCAACCGACAGAGTGCCGATGACACCCAACGGGTATAAGAAGCTCAAGGAAGAACTGCGCAGGCTCAAAACAGTTGAAAGACCCGCGGTTATTAAAATGATCGAATATGCCAGGTCGCTTGGAGATCTTTCCGAGAACGCCGAGTATGAGACGGCTAAGGACAGGCAGTCTTTCGTCGAGGGCAGGATTCAGGAACTTGAGAGCAAGATCGGAAGGGCGGAAATCATAGACCCTGCGTCGTTAAAAGATAAGGACAGGGTAACGTTCGGGGTAAAAGTCAAGCTCGAGAATCTGGAAACGGGCGAAACCGTGAGTTATCAGCTGGTGGGGCCCGATGAATCGGAGCCCGAGAACGGCCTTATCTCGATCACGTCGCCGATAGGAAGGGCACTCATAGGCAAACGGGTGGACGACGATGTCGAGGTACAGGCCCCCGGAGGAGTTAGGGAGTTCGTCGTTCTGGATATAGCCTGA